From the genome of Segatella hominis, one region includes:
- a CDS encoding DUF2958 domain-containing protein: MTSRLITPQLAEQFKQYPLYSQDGKKKDAICQCVFFIGKVRWYVLEGQPEGNDFTLFSIVVGLADTEYGYASIKEMESISVDVGHNLPKIPILQDKSFKPCPIGNIPDERLQSFLSDMYDREEV; this comes from the coding sequence ATGACAAGCAGATTGATTACACCACAGTTGGCGGAACAGTTCAAGCAATATCCGCTTTATTCACAGGACGGCAAGAAGAAGGATGCCATTTGCCAATGCGTCTTCTTCATCGGCAAAGTCCGTTGGTATGTATTGGAAGGTCAGCCGGAAGGCAATGACTTCACGCTGTTCTCTATCGTTGTCGGTCTTGCCGATACAGAATATGGCTATGCTTCCATCAAGGAAATGGAAAGTATCAGCGTGGATGTCGGACATAACCTTCCCAAGATACCGATATTGCAGGACAAGAGCTTCAAGCCTTGCCCAATCGGAAACATTCCCGACGAGAGATTGCAGTCGTTTCTGTCTGACATGTATGACAGGGAAGAAGTTTAA
- a CDS encoding nucleotidyl transferase AbiEii/AbiGii toxin family protein — MSLKISSEKINNPFLVDLLEKLTDSFRRMDHDFFIIGATARDIVMQQMLNTSSRRKTRDLDLAIAVPNWQEFDKIKNSLITDGFEKDKAKHQRFYYGDYEIDVVPYGYVAKEDDNIYWPPEETIAMSVKGFDEVLSDAITVSIDDRFTVKIASLHGLFLLKFNAWMDRHLTTNKDAEDMSFILDNYLMANLDREAYMEVYDWEDFDEYVAGGYWLANDLAKLLNRDQLVYYADKIDEELQLEERSYLISQTLNSQSGLNYDQVRRTWQVISEVFRSATEERDL, encoded by the coding sequence ATGAGCTTAAAGATTTCGAGTGAAAAGATAAACAATCCATTTCTTGTGGATTTGTTGGAGAAACTTACAGATAGCTTCCGTAGAATGGATCACGACTTCTTTATCATAGGAGCCACCGCTAGAGATATAGTCATGCAGCAGATGCTGAACACGTCATCACGTAGAAAGACAAGAGACTTGGATTTGGCTATAGCTGTTCCAAACTGGCAGGAATTTGACAAAATCAAAAATAGTTTGATTACGGATGGTTTCGAGAAGGACAAGGCAAAACACCAACGCTTCTATTATGGTGACTATGAGATAGATGTTGTTCCATACGGATATGTCGCCAAGGAAGATGACAACATCTATTGGCCACCCGAAGAAACAATTGCCATGTCCGTAAAAGGGTTTGACGAAGTGCTTTCTGATGCTATAACGGTTAGTATTGATGACAGATTCACTGTAAAGATAGCTTCTTTGCATGGATTATTCTTGCTGAAGTTCAATGCTTGGATGGACAGACATCTAACCACAAACAAGGATGCAGAGGATATGTCGTTCATATTGGACAACTACCTTATGGCAAACTTGGATCGAGAAGCGTATATGGAAGTGTATGATTGGGAAGATTTTGACGAATATGTAGCTGGTGGCTATTGGCTGGCAAACGATTTGGCAAAGTTATTGAACCGAGACCAACTTGTATATTATGCAGACAAAATTGACGAGGAATTGCAGTTGGAGGAGAGAAGCTATTTGATAAGCCAAACTCTCAATTCTCAATCGGGTTTGAATTATGACCAAGTAAGGAGAACATGGCAAGTCATTTCAGAAGTGTTTCGCTCTGCTACAGAAGAAAGGGATTTATAA
- a CDS encoding PP2C family protein-serine/threonine phosphatase → MIDINYCSQKGLCDTNQDFILCKQLQDGSCIAILADGMGGLQYGEIAAATVAQSIYKILAEHNSVDIRELLVKAFEQADIAVADKCKALCCKMGAAVIVLYIKDDTAYYAWQGNVRLYYKKEKGIHQLTEDHQKEGDNCTFLTRCVNGRGFRNPISIQETKISDMDLLFLCTDGFYQSKDCIDSVIVENKLPSRIEYLEDDASCILIQLHNP, encoded by the coding sequence ATGATAGATATAAATTATTGTAGTCAAAAAGGCTTATGTGATACAAACCAGGATTTTATCTTGTGCAAACAATTACAAGATGGGAGTTGCATCGCTATCCTTGCCGATGGTATGGGTGGCTTACAATATGGTGAGATCGCAGCTGCCACTGTTGCACAAAGTATTTATAAAATATTGGCAGAACATAATTCTGTGGATATAAGAGAGCTGTTAGTAAAGGCTTTTGAACAAGCAGACATTGCTGTTGCAGATAAATGCAAGGCTCTTTGTTGCAAAATGGGAGCAGCAGTTATCGTCTTATACATAAAAGATGATACTGCCTATTACGCATGGCAAGGAAATGTCCGTCTATATTACAAAAAAGAAAAAGGTATACATCAACTTACTGAAGACCACCAGAAGGAAGGTGATAATTGTACCTTTCTGACTCGTTGTGTGAATGGAAGAGGTTTCCGCAACCCTATATCCATTCAAGAAACGAAAATATCAGACATGGACTTGTTGTTTTTATGTACAGATGGATTTTATCAATCCAAGGATTGCATAGATTCTGTTATAGTAGAAAACAAATTGCCAAGTCGTATAGAATACTTGGAAGATGATGCATCCTGCATTCTCATACAGTTGCATAACCCTTGA
- a CDS encoding glucosaminidase domain-containing protein gives MSKNQQYAERYAVEAMEQMKRYGIPASVTLAQGILESRNGQSELSQLGNNHFGVKASKSWLKNGGDYLVYTDDKPNEKFCKYATVGDSYEHHSKILKNSSRYSQCFKLSPDDYKGWTNGIERGGYATSGGYAASLQKIIEINGLQKYDQQVMREMRAEGKKFGVEQNARTSATVSSSVSTSNNDEKKQTASQTTNDKYSFPVKRDEFLFVTSPFGMRQDPMDKSKQQMHKGIDIRAKHDAVLATENGGKVVAVSHNANTGGGKSVTVEYARSDGSKVQTTYMHLDSIAVKVGDEVKAGQKLGVSGNTGTRTTGEHLHFGVKTISADGKTRDVDPASYLAEIAQKGNLKQQALYNGNDLLAKYKGNSSAVDTSLSPDDWMKKLLSSEDASTGLSSADPIMGLVTTMYSSLLALAVQIDSKSEEEQKAQISEAVSKRQVDLKPLMPTMKECVLSIGDNGKAVLQADNGTTKVTRELTNAEFCRLSQVLGDTNLSNDAKKMRIAGMVNTIVLTQQASQNYEQVLEQQEGQSQTMQRK, from the coding sequence ATGAGCAAGAATCAGCAATATGCAGAAAGATATGCTGTCGAGGCGATGGAACAAATGAAGCGATATGGCATCCCTGCTTCCGTCACCTTGGCGCAAGGCATCTTAGAAAGCCGTAATGGACAGAGTGAACTGTCGCAGTTGGGCAACAACCACTTTGGCGTGAAGGCTTCGAAAAGTTGGTTGAAGAACGGTGGCGATTATCTTGTCTATACCGATGACAAGCCTAATGAGAAGTTCTGCAAGTATGCCACGGTGGGTGACTCATACGAGCACCATTCCAAGATATTGAAGAACAGCAGCCGCTACAGCCAATGCTTCAAACTCTCTCCCGATGATTACAAGGGATGGACAAACGGCATTGAGCGAGGCGGTTATGCCACCAGTGGAGGATATGCAGCCAGTTTGCAAAAGATTATCGAGATCAATGGATTACAGAAGTATGACCAACAGGTGATGCGAGAGATGAGGGCTGAGGGCAAGAAGTTCGGCGTAGAACAGAATGCAAGGACTTCAGCAACGGTATCGTCTTCGGTATCGACATCCAATAATGACGAAAAGAAGCAAACAGCATCTCAAACAACCAACGACAAATACTCATTCCCTGTGAAAAGGGACGAGTTCTTGTTTGTCACTTCTCCATTCGGTATGCGTCAAGACCCTATGGACAAAAGCAAACAGCAGATGCATAAGGGTATTGACATCAGAGCCAAGCATGATGCTGTGCTGGCTACAGAGAATGGCGGCAAGGTAGTAGCTGTGAGCCACAATGCCAATACTGGCGGTGGCAAGTCTGTAACAGTGGAATACGCAAGATCGGACGGAAGCAAGGTGCAGACCACATATATGCATTTGGACAGTATTGCCGTGAAGGTGGGTGACGAGGTAAAAGCAGGACAGAAATTGGGCGTATCTGGCAATACTGGAACGCGAACCACAGGTGAGCATCTGCATTTCGGGGTGAAGACCATATCGGCAGACGGCAAGACAAGGGACGTGGATCCTGCATCGTACTTGGCGGAGATAGCGCAGAAAGGCAATCTGAAGCAACAAGCATTGTATAACGGCAATGACCTGTTGGCAAAATACAAGGGAAATAGTTCGGCAGTGGACACGAGTCTGTCACCTGACGATTGGATGAAGAAATTGCTTTCATCCGAGGACGCAAGCACAGGATTGTCAAGTGCAGATCCTATTATGGGATTGGTGACTACCATGTATAGCAGTCTGCTTGCCCTCGCTGTGCAAATAGACAGTAAAAGCGAGGAAGAGCAAAAAGCGCAAATCTCAGAAGCTGTAAGCAAAAGGCAGGTGGACTTGAAACCGTTGATGCCGACTATGAAGGAGTGCGTGTTGAGTATTGGCGATAATGGAAAGGCTGTGTTGCAAGCGGACAATGGCACTACCAAAGTGACGAGAGAACTGACCAATGCGGAGTTCTGTAGATTGTCGCAAGTGTTGGGTGATACCAACCTGAGCAATGATGCCAAGAAAATGCGCATCGCTGGAATGGTGAATACTATCGTGCTGACGCAACAGGCATCGCAAAACTATGAGCAAGTCCTGGAACAGCAAGAAGGTCAAAGTCAGACAATGCAAAGAAAGTAA
- a CDS encoding zincin-like metallopeptidase domain-containing protein yields MKEKSPQEKNAAERQVSLITEALSKAADNKGVWLNEQGKQYPRFYPKGAAVSPFNALVMGLNSDKNGYATNLYTLFSEAKKRDESVMAHERGVPFNWYAWNKYVNRHNPEDIISRKDYQELSATDQTQYKGIHNREIRVLFNIDQTMLPLKDKEKYEDVVKANVGANEDKALRSQVNDFIQKMKENLMAVRKDGSGVAHYDTEKDAVYMPKQENFEHYSDYVQEMLRQVVSATGHQQRLAREGMVMKNGIAPSEDAVKQEKLVVELASGIKMMEMSMPAKISKENMGLVDYWNRELKENPCLIDAIESDVNNALDVIHKAERGEKIEYSSLKNEQQTTEMQSKMPKHYFVADEIAKHPDSEQKFVVIIRDKENKSADVVLPAGASLEVNNEVSGMSKQRIEHALQKEGFLSVKFYNPDGALGYHPDDGYFAGKDITVARLKNWQLEDISNIDVSDAVSQSKQVGFDRIQMVQDDNKRWAMYIKPEGQKAFSIYPDKADLNRFFTTLKQAQDTMDSLRVELAQKYYAMAETKPDLKVDLFGSGQHNEVDMNRIQKVNVFKAKNDVILCAVTIDGADKLQPRVVSPSQWQRMWIAEDKNEYKKHLAATLFADILQKGQTQEQTASEKQVEETEVKQETQVSTDKNEEEHREYHEEENKQASSEEKTDIREEKDVTVQRDNNATVEKKEETKGKQKEETKDSPIMKQWKELKAKHPDALLLFRVGDFYEMYEQDAKRGAEVLGITLTKRNTQAGPYMAGFPHHALDTYLPKLIRAGERVAICDQLEAPKQKQEEQNTEEQQRSGGMKR; encoded by the coding sequence ATGAAAGAGAAAAGTCCACAAGAGAAGAATGCGGCAGAGCGTCAAGTGTCACTGATTACCGAGGCCCTGTCGAAAGCAGCCGACAACAAGGGTGTCTGGCTGAATGAGCAAGGAAAGCAATATCCACGGTTTTACCCAAAGGGAGCGGCAGTGAGTCCGTTCAATGCCCTCGTGATGGGATTGAACTCCGACAAGAACGGATATGCCACCAATCTGTACACGCTGTTTAGTGAAGCCAAGAAGCGAGACGAGTCTGTGATGGCGCATGAGAGAGGTGTGCCGTTCAACTGGTATGCGTGGAACAAGTATGTGAACCGACATAATCCAGAGGACATCATCAGCAGAAAGGACTACCAGGAATTATCGGCTACCGATCAGACACAGTACAAGGGCATACATAATCGGGAAATACGAGTGCTGTTCAATATTGACCAGACCATGCTGCCATTGAAAGACAAGGAGAAATATGAAGATGTGGTGAAGGCGAATGTCGGTGCAAATGAAGATAAGGCATTGCGTAGCCAAGTAAATGACTTCATCCAGAAGATGAAGGAAAACCTGATGGCGGTGCGCAAAGACGGAAGCGGAGTGGCACACTATGACACAGAAAAAGATGCTGTGTATATGCCAAAGCAAGAAAACTTTGAGCATTATAGCGATTATGTGCAGGAAATGCTGCGCCAAGTGGTGAGTGCTACAGGACATCAACAGCGACTGGCAAGGGAGGGCATGGTGATGAAAAACGGCATTGCGCCATCGGAGGATGCCGTGAAGCAAGAGAAACTGGTTGTGGAACTGGCTTCGGGCATCAAGATGATGGAAATGAGTATGCCAGCCAAGATTTCCAAGGAGAATATGGGACTGGTGGACTACTGGAACCGCGAATTGAAGGAAAATCCATGTCTGATAGATGCCATAGAGAGTGATGTGAACAATGCCTTGGACGTTATTCACAAGGCAGAGCGTGGCGAGAAAATAGAATATTCATCCTTGAAGAACGAGCAGCAGACCACCGAGATGCAATCGAAGATGCCCAAGCATTACTTTGTAGCTGATGAGATAGCCAAGCATCCTGACAGCGAACAGAAATTTGTGGTGATAATAAGGGACAAAGAAAACAAGAGTGCCGATGTGGTGTTGCCTGCAGGAGCATCATTGGAAGTGAACAATGAGGTGTCGGGCATGAGCAAGCAGCGCATTGAACATGCCTTGCAGAAGGAAGGTTTTCTGTCTGTCAAGTTCTACAATCCCGATGGTGCATTAGGCTACCATCCTGATGACGGCTATTTTGCAGGAAAGGACATCACCGTTGCAAGACTGAAGAACTGGCAATTGGAAGACATATCCAATATAGACGTAAGCGATGCCGTGAGCCAGAGCAAGCAGGTGGGCTTCGACCGCATACAGATGGTGCAGGATGACAACAAGCGTTGGGCGATGTATATCAAGCCCGAAGGACAGAAGGCTTTTTCCATCTATCCAGACAAGGCAGACCTGAACCGCTTCTTCACAACATTGAAACAAGCGCAGGACACGATGGACAGCCTGAGGGTGGAACTGGCACAGAAATACTATGCGATGGCAGAGACAAAGCCTGACCTGAAGGTGGACTTGTTTGGCAGCGGTCAGCACAACGAGGTGGACATGAACCGCATACAGAAAGTGAACGTGTTCAAGGCAAAGAACGATGTCATTCTGTGTGCAGTCACCATTGATGGCGCAGACAAGTTGCAGCCTCGTGTGGTATCGCCAAGCCAATGGCAACGAATGTGGATTGCCGAAGACAAGAACGAGTACAAAAAGCATCTTGCTGCTACCCTGTTTGCTGACATCCTGCAGAAAGGACAGACGCAGGAGCAGACTGCATCTGAGAAGCAAGTTGAGGAAACCGAGGTGAAGCAAGAAACGCAAGTCTCCACCGATAAGAATGAGGAAGAGCATCGAGAATATCATGAGGAAGAGAACAAGCAAGCTTCCTCTGAGGAAAAGACAGATATTAGGGAAGAGAAGGATGTGACTGTTCAAAGAGATAATAACGCTACTGTGGAAAAGAAGGAAGAAACAAAGGGTAAGCAGAAGGAAGAGACCAAGGACTCTCCCATCATGAAGCAATGGAAGGAGTTGAAAGCCAAGCATCCAGATGCTTTGCTGCTGTTTCGTGTAGGTGATTTTTATGAGATGTATGAACAGGATGCCAAGCGAGGAGCGGAAGTGTTGGGGATAACATTGACAAAGAGAAACACCCAAGCAGGTCCCTACATGGCTGGCTTTCCACATCATGCCTTGGACACCTATCTGCCCAAGCTTATCCGAGCAGGAGAACGAGTAGCTATCTGTGACCAGTTGGAGGCACCCAAGCAGAAGCAAGAGGAGCAAAATACTGAGGAACAGCAGCGTTCTGGCGGTATGAAACGATAA
- a CDS encoding type IV toxin-antitoxin system AbiEi family antitoxin, whose amino-acid sequence MANNIIINQALDALRASLPMGDVVSTTAVKVNCTNENDVTVKIMNIDFVCHVRENITKATLNPTLATMQTMNNDKQQILLVTQYVTPQVSTELANRGINYLDCAGNCLVRYTKAGNLIFQIFNQGRKNTESKVKTYPVFQDAGLKVVFYLLQDADNIKKPYREIKEQIGVSLGSVKNVLDELARRGFVCDTKNGRIIKDKKQLLDLWVSNYNEVLKPKLLVGAMAFRTEANKNEWKNIALPKGMSWGGEPAANLTDGYLQPGIFDIYTEIPAAHLIRTGVVKQDANGEIHLYNKFWNWETDNRTVPAILIYADLMGSGNSRCLEAAQRILKNELKDFE is encoded by the coding sequence ATGGCAAACAATATCATAATAAACCAAGCATTGGATGCTCTTAGAGCAAGCCTTCCTATGGGGGATGTTGTGTCAACAACAGCCGTCAAAGTAAATTGTACCAATGAAAATGATGTCACTGTTAAGATAATGAATATAGATTTTGTGTGTCATGTAAGGGAAAACATAACCAAGGCCACATTAAATCCGACATTAGCGACTATGCAAACGATGAACAATGACAAGCAGCAAATCTTGCTTGTTACGCAATACGTCACGCCGCAGGTATCAACAGAATTGGCAAACAGAGGTATCAACTATCTGGACTGTGCAGGAAACTGCCTTGTCAGATATACAAAGGCAGGAAACTTGATTTTCCAAATATTTAATCAAGGAAGGAAAAATACAGAATCCAAGGTGAAAACCTATCCCGTGTTTCAAGATGCAGGATTGAAGGTCGTGTTTTATCTGTTGCAAGATGCAGACAATATAAAGAAGCCTTATCGAGAGATAAAAGAGCAAATTGGTGTATCTTTGGGAAGCGTAAAAAACGTTTTGGATGAACTTGCAAGACGTGGTTTTGTTTGTGACACTAAAAACGGGCGCATAATAAAAGACAAAAAACAACTGCTTGACTTATGGGTTAGCAATTACAATGAAGTATTGAAACCCAAATTGCTGGTAGGCGCAATGGCATTTCGAACAGAAGCGAATAAAAATGAGTGGAAAAACATAGCATTGCCAAAGGGCATGTCATGGGGAGGAGAACCTGCCGCAAACTTGACGGATGGCTACTTACAACCAGGAATTTTCGACATATACACGGAAATACCTGCAGCACATCTTATACGAACAGGTGTCGTCAAGCAAGATGCAAATGGGGAAATTCATCTGTACAACAAATTTTGGAATTGGGAAACAGACAACAGAACTGTTCCTGCTATATTAATCTATGCAGACTTGATGGGTAGTGGCAATAGTCGCTGCTTGGAGGCTGCGCAACGCATATTAAAGAATGAGCTTAAAGATTTCGAGTGA
- a CDS encoding OmpA family protein codes for MIRKAIFMMALCLCGQMQVNAETMDDGTDDLVPSGINEDMLRQIEPTYLKEVAVPSAWSSNWFVGVSGGTSAFVGKPHGKGNLFDRMKPSLAIKAGKWFTPEIGGRLSFQGFQFKDASKNVRDYKMVHADFLWNVTNSFVKDHATTQRWGFIPYAGCGIIHNEDNGKSPFVINYGVLGQYRLTKRLAVNMELGGATTFRDYDGVGASNKFGDNLFTLSAGLTFNIGKVGWKKVVDAAPYINQNKWLADYTNELLARNQKLSKAYAEDANVIAEMRKILEIEGLLKAYADRLTYYADSTEYCIYPKNDYSGLNSLRARLAHKDWNGMGKPKTSRSLEYSFSVSDSVSWNKYVAEMAGGTKCIGSPVFFFFKIGTTQLVDVSQMANLDELARVAKAYHLKISVVGAADSATGNDGINNPLSKSRADYITQQLVARGIDKSMIISKSKGGIDKYSPIAVNRHTAVRLFAQ; via the coding sequence ATGATTAGAAAAGCAATATTTATGATGGCATTGTGCCTATGCGGACAAATGCAAGTCAATGCAGAGACTATGGATGATGGCACGGATGATTTGGTGCCGTCTGGCATAAATGAGGATATGCTCCGACAGATTGAGCCTACATACCTCAAAGAAGTGGCAGTTCCTTCTGCATGGTCTTCCAACTGGTTCGTTGGTGTATCGGGTGGCACTTCCGCTTTTGTAGGAAAACCGCATGGTAAAGGAAACTTGTTCGACAGGATGAAACCTTCCCTGGCAATAAAGGCAGGAAAGTGGTTCACGCCAGAGATTGGGGGGCGGTTGAGTTTCCAAGGTTTTCAGTTCAAGGATGCCAGCAAGAATGTCCGTGATTACAAGATGGTTCATGCGGATTTTCTTTGGAATGTGACCAATAGTTTTGTCAAAGACCATGCCACCACACAAAGATGGGGATTCATTCCGTATGCTGGTTGCGGTATTATCCATAACGAGGATAACGGCAAGAGTCCGTTTGTCATCAACTATGGAGTGCTTGGACAATATCGTTTAACAAAGCGTTTGGCAGTCAACATGGAATTGGGTGGTGCAACCACATTCCGTGACTATGACGGCGTGGGCGCATCCAATAAGTTTGGTGACAATTTGTTCACCTTGTCTGCCGGACTGACTTTCAACATCGGAAAGGTCGGTTGGAAGAAGGTTGTAGATGCCGCTCCTTATATCAACCAGAACAAATGGCTGGCAGATTACACCAATGAATTGTTGGCTCGCAACCAAAAGTTAAGCAAAGCTTATGCGGAGGATGCAAATGTCATCGCTGAGATGAGAAAAATCTTGGAGATCGAAGGATTGCTGAAAGCCTATGCCGACCGCCTGACATATTATGCGGATAGTACGGAGTATTGCATATACCCGAAAAATGACTACAGCGGTTTGAACTCGCTCCGTGCAAGATTGGCTCACAAGGATTGGAATGGCATGGGAAAACCAAAAACAAGCCGCTCTCTGGAGTATAGTTTCTCCGTTTCTGATTCTGTTTCTTGGAACAAATACGTTGCAGAAATGGCAGGTGGAACCAAGTGCATCGGTTCGCCAGTGTTCTTCTTTTTCAAGATTGGAACCACGCAGTTGGTTGACGTTTCACAGATGGCAAACTTGGATGAGCTTGCTCGTGTAGCAAAGGCTTATCATCTCAAAATTTCCGTTGTTGGTGCTGCCGACAGTGCCACAGGAAACGATGGCATCAACAATCCTCTCAGCAAGTCAAGAGCGGATTATATCACGCAACAGCTTGTGGCAAGAGGCATTGACAAGTCCATGATAATATCAAAAAGTAAGGGCGGTATTGATAAGTATTCACCAATTGCAGTCAACCGTCATACGGCTGTCAGACTATTTGCACAGTAA